The Triticum aestivum cultivar Chinese Spring chromosome 3A, IWGSC CS RefSeq v2.1, whole genome shotgun sequence genome includes a region encoding these proteins:
- the LOC123057551 gene encoding E3 ubiquitin-protein ligase EL5-like → MDPFHGMLIAAAILVLFLIFVAFPLSFFLRYYFSTGVPEVPAPRGVGPELLGSLPVTVYRTADHVGVVECAVCLAGLQDGEQARFLPCCGHGFHAGCIGVWLASRSTCPLCRVTVVGKLPDALTSTSLPPTPQEPANYAGNLPASVLNC, encoded by the coding sequence ATGGACCCGTTCCACGGCATGCTCATCGCGGCGGCCATCCTCGTGCTCTTCCTCATCTTCGTCGCCTTCCCGCTCAGCTTCTTCCTCCGCTACTACTTCAGCACCGGCGTCCCTGAGGTGCCCGCGCCGAGGGGCGTCGGCCCGGAGCTGCTGGGCTCGCTGCCGGTCACGGTGTACCGCACGGCGGACCACGTCGGGGTGGTGGAGTGCGCGGTGTGCCTGGCCGGGCTCCAGGACGGGGAGCAGGCGAGGTTCCTGCCCTGCTGCGGCCACGGGTTCCACGCCGGGTGCATCGGCGTGTGGCTGGCGTCCCGCTCCACCTGCCCGCTCTGCCGGGTCACCGTCGTCGGCAAGCTTCCGGACGCGCTTACATCGACGAGTCTCCCTCCCACACCGCAGGAGCCCGCGAATTACGCCGGGAACCTGCCGGCGAGTGTGCTGAACTGCTGA